A window of Thermus oshimai DSM 12092 contains these coding sequences:
- a CDS encoding DNA cytosine methyltransferase has protein sequence MVAPAVGPEKFTVVSLFSGAMGLDLGLERTGRFATLAVVEVDPAACETIRINHRKGLLASPKLRVYQEDIRKLDPYAVLADLGLAPGEVDLLAGGPPCQTFSSAGKRGSIQDTRGSLIWEFLRFVNALRPKFFLMENVRGLMSAAIRHRPIKERPENGGPPLEPDEEPGSVLRLFLQDIDEEYRLDIFEVNAVNYGAPQLRERVLFIGNRFNVRVDLPPPTHVSPWEYEELARENPLFPPSVRPWRTLRDALAGLQETDPVLLDFSPRKKKYLELVPPGGNWRSLPPEVAKESMGKAFHAKGGRAGWWRRLSYDLPSPTLVTLPNHASTALCHPEHTRALTLREYARIQEFPDEWEFAGRPVEQYRQVGNAVPVRLGQVAGEAIAEALDLVYREGLRPLGGAHPRLRKVYLKAHVRTRRWYRQGEALLWQEGQENEEARYSPARKVVEEEEVACEC, from the coding sequence ATGGTCGCTCCTGCGGTAGGACCAGAGAAGTTTACGGTCGTGTCCCTCTTCTCAGGCGCCATGGGCCTGGACCTCGGGCTGGAGAGGACGGGCAGGTTCGCCACCCTGGCGGTGGTGGAGGTGGACCCGGCGGCCTGCGAGACCATCCGCATCAACCACCGCAAGGGCCTCCTCGCCTCACCTAAGCTGCGTGTGTACCAAGAGGACATCCGCAAGCTCGACCCCTACGCCGTCCTGGCGGACCTGGGCCTGGCCCCGGGCGAGGTGGACCTCCTGGCGGGGGGGCCTCCTTGCCAGACGTTCAGTTCGGCGGGGAAGAGGGGCTCCATCCAAGACACCAGAGGGTCTTTGATCTGGGAGTTCCTCCGCTTCGTCAACGCCCTGCGCCCGAAGTTCTTCCTCATGGAGAACGTCCGGGGGCTCATGTCCGCCGCCATACGGCACAGGCCCATAAAGGAGCGTCCCGAGAACGGGGGGCCGCCCCTGGAGCCCGACGAGGAGCCGGGGTCGGTGCTACGGCTCTTCTTACAGGACATAGACGAGGAATACAGGCTGGACATCTTCGAGGTGAACGCCGTCAACTACGGGGCACCTCAGCTGAGAGAGCGGGTCTTGTTCATCGGCAACCGCTTCAACGTGAGGGTGGACCTCCCGCCCCCCACCCACGTCTCCCCGTGGGAGTACGAGGAGCTGGCCAGGGAGAACCCCCTGTTCCCTCCCAGCGTCAGGCCCTGGCGCACCCTTCGGGACGCCCTGGCAGGCCTCCAAGAGACTGACCCCGTGTTGTTGGACTTCAGCCCGCGCAAGAAGAAGTACCTGGAGCTTGTGCCACCCGGTGGGAACTGGCGGTCGCTGCCTCCAGAGGTGGCCAAGGAGTCCATGGGTAAGGCCTTTCACGCCAAGGGTGGTCGGGCGGGGTGGTGGAGACGGCTCTCCTACGACCTGCCCTCGCCCACCCTTGTCACCCTCCCCAACCACGCCAGCACGGCCCTCTGCCACCCAGAGCACACCCGGGCCCTCACCCTACGGGAGTACGCGCGCATCCAGGAGTTCCCGGACGAGTGGGAGTTCGCCGGGAGGCCCGTGGAGCAGTACAGGCAGGTGGGCAACGCCGTGCCCGTGCGGCTAGGACAGGTGGCCGGAGAGGCCATCGCCGAGGCCCTGGACTTGGTCTACAGGGAGGGCCTTCGGCCCCTCGGTGGAGCCCACCCCAGGCTCCGAAAGGTGTACCTCAAGGCCCACGTCAGGACTCGGAGGTGGTACAGGCAAGGGGAAGCCCTCCTGTGGCAGGAGGGTCAGGAGAACGAGGAAGCGAGGTACAGCCCCGCCCGCAAAGTCGTGGAGGAGGAAGAGGTCGCCTGTGAGTGCTGA